One Gimesia aquarii DNA segment encodes these proteins:
- a CDS encoding serine/threonine protein kinase, producing MSKNSSESKKSKHDEFAATQIVERADYSKEDRDIAFAVEVMSAAVINERQLASALANWTLHGSTLLSDHLLKKGLITQKTQIELEQRSECRLKELWDEAIENNENTINASTFTKAALERLDESGRIAKLLGISAAVSSVQNDELREHLSRYQLIHKIGQGGLGTVWLARDKELQRYVALKEIRTRKTTSKAALDRFRREAEITGRLEHPAIVPIYQLGEDATSGQIFYVMRFLGKQTLEDAIIEYHERREAGDDNPMLLRNLLAAFVTICQAIGHAHSRKVIHRDLKPENVAIDNFGQVIVIDWGLAKVLDDAMLNDSFSEDEFMEVIDGQRTLAGQVLGSPLYMAPEQAAGRLDEVNESTDIFGLGAILFAIITGHAPHEKTRESSGSATTRELITEIASGPTPHASTANEDADPILEAICAKAMAKRSYARYTSTTALAEDVQRWMAGETVSAYKERFSQRIGRWIQHHQRLSQLIAVGMIMLIVAGTTLTISARQNHLAAQQAQFEEMRSDEREVEVQLVSAAKELSVDVRFMSTLPPIQGIIEARVGMKESEGEEVWHGRLETIFEGLLRANTNYLTVAYIAIDTDKPQEIVRVERHASDQSYIRRVPKSRLATLELSPLFKSVMELAPGDVKLSLDEQLSVNHRKSKHRKILAAIPVFDEQSGNFFGLVAIEANIIGQIQNILNGLDNRLGEIYITDNEGKILVTSNSANGVEVISHEMAISELIPQTTGFFSKDSRKRYLSNGSTFIAYRVQLDPTDASCCLGIVEKIPSDD from the coding sequence GTGTCGAAAAATTCCTCTGAATCAAAAAAATCTAAACACGATGAGTTCGCCGCAACACAAATCGTCGAGAGAGCTGACTATTCGAAAGAAGACCGCGACATTGCTTTCGCCGTTGAAGTTATGAGTGCAGCGGTCATCAATGAACGACAGTTGGCCTCTGCACTGGCAAACTGGACGCTACATGGTAGTACTCTTCTTTCAGATCACTTACTAAAAAAAGGATTAATCACACAGAAAACACAAATTGAGCTTGAGCAACGTTCTGAATGCCGGCTGAAGGAACTCTGGGACGAAGCAATTGAAAACAACGAAAATACTATTAACGCCAGCACCTTTACAAAAGCAGCATTGGAACGCTTGGATGAATCAGGTCGTATCGCAAAGCTATTGGGAATTAGTGCCGCTGTCTCTTCTGTTCAAAATGATGAGCTGCGCGAACACTTATCACGCTATCAACTTATTCACAAAATTGGGCAAGGTGGACTGGGAACGGTTTGGCTAGCCCGCGATAAAGAATTGCAACGATATGTCGCACTCAAAGAAATCAGAACCAGAAAAACAACTAGCAAAGCTGCACTTGATCGATTTCGTCGCGAAGCTGAGATTACAGGCCGATTGGAACATCCTGCGATTGTTCCTATCTACCAACTTGGTGAAGATGCTACGAGCGGCCAAATCTTCTATGTAATGCGGTTTCTTGGTAAGCAGACTTTAGAAGATGCAATCATCGAATATCATGAACGCCGTGAAGCTGGTGATGATAACCCTATGTTGCTTCGGAATTTACTGGCAGCATTTGTTACGATCTGCCAGGCGATTGGACATGCCCACTCCCGTAAGGTAATCCACCGTGACCTGAAACCGGAAAACGTAGCCATTGACAATTTCGGCCAGGTGATTGTGATTGACTGGGGACTAGCCAAAGTACTAGATGATGCGATGCTCAACGACAGTTTTAGCGAAGATGAGTTCATGGAAGTCATCGACGGGCAACGCACTCTCGCCGGGCAAGTGCTAGGATCACCACTTTATATGGCCCCTGAACAGGCAGCAGGACGGTTAGATGAAGTCAATGAGTCGACCGATATTTTTGGGCTGGGTGCGATCTTATTTGCTATCATCACCGGACATGCTCCACATGAAAAGACCCGCGAATCATCAGGTAGTGCAACAACACGTGAATTGATCACAGAAATCGCAAGTGGGCCAACGCCGCATGCGAGCACTGCAAACGAAGACGCAGATCCCATACTCGAAGCCATTTGTGCCAAGGCGATGGCCAAACGAAGCTATGCACGTTATACATCCACAACAGCGTTGGCTGAGGACGTCCAACGCTGGATGGCAGGAGAAACTGTCTCAGCCTATAAGGAGCGTTTCTCGCAACGCATCGGACGCTGGATTCAACATCACCAGCGACTCTCTCAACTAATCGCAGTCGGTATGATAATGTTGATTGTAGCGGGTACGACATTGACGATTTCTGCACGACAGAACCATCTTGCTGCACAACAAGCTCAGTTCGAAGAGATGCGATCTGATGAACGCGAGGTGGAAGTTCAACTCGTTTCCGCTGCAAAAGAGCTCAGCGTGGATGTACGATTCATGTCAACATTACCACCGATTCAAGGGATCATCGAGGCACGTGTCGGCATGAAAGAATCGGAAGGGGAAGAGGTTTGGCATGGTCGTCTGGAAACGATTTTTGAAGGATTACTGCGCGCTAATACGAACTATTTGACAGTAGCTTATATTGCCATTGATACCGACAAACCACAAGAAATTGTACGTGTCGAACGCCACGCGTCAGACCAGAGTTATATTCGCCGTGTACCCAAAAGTCGTTTGGCAACGCTGGAATTGTCACCACTGTTCAAATCTGTGATGGAACTTGCCCCGGGAGATGTCAAACTGTCGCTTGATGAGCAGCTTTCAGTTAATCACCGGAAGAGCAAACATCGAAAAATTCTAGCAGCAATTCCCGTTTTCGATGAACAATCAGGAAATTTCTTTGGGTTAGTTGCAATCGAAGCCAATATTATCGGTCAAATCCAGAACATTTTAAATGGTTTAGATAATCGCCTGGGTGAAATCTACATCACAGATAATGAAGGTAAAATTTTGGTCACTTCCAATTCAGCAAATGGTGTTGAGGTCATTTCACACGAGATGGCCATTTCGGAACTCATCCCCCAAACTACCGGATTCTTTTCCAAAGACTCAAGAAAACGCTACTTGAGTAATGGCTCCACCTTCATAGCATATCGTGTCCAATTGGATCCGACTGATGCTTCCTGCTGCCTGGGCATTGTAGAAAAAATTCCCTCAGATGATTGA
- a CDS encoding aldose 1-epimerase family protein: MNRICICLVFVLSLISPFSSYAQAAEKRYVLTSADGKVQTEKWDLSGNGWSVRKETLHGGKQEGIELITIDNGVMQIVIIPTRGMSIYEVRNKEMRLGWNSPVEGIVHPSFVDLDSRGGLGWLEGFNEWMVRCGLEFAGHPGTDEFVNNTGDKATMDLTLHGKIGNIPASEVEVIVDSEAPHRIRVRGIVYEKFFYGPKLKLIAEVSVVPGEDTFRIDDTVTNLGSSDQEFQLIYHTNFGAPLLGKGTKLHTAIKKIAPMNEHAGKSINSYATYEGPTKDFIEQVYLIEPLSNEDGMTGAVLQNAKGNRAASMYWSTKQLPYLTIWKNTAATEDGYVTGIEPATGYPYNRKVERAAGRVPKLAPGKMRRFTIDCGLHNGTSAVKTATEKIKTIQGKHKVKIQPHPPTLNNN, from the coding sequence ATGAACCGCATTTGCATCTGTCTCGTTTTTGTACTTAGCCTGATATCCCCCTTTTCAAGTTACGCACAAGCCGCTGAGAAACGTTATGTACTAACTAGCGCTGATGGTAAAGTACAGACGGAAAAATGGGATCTCTCGGGTAATGGCTGGTCTGTGAGGAAAGAAACATTACATGGTGGCAAGCAGGAAGGCATCGAGTTAATCACCATTGACAACGGTGTGATGCAGATCGTTATCATCCCCACTCGTGGAATGAGTATCTATGAAGTTCGCAACAAAGAGATGCGGCTCGGTTGGAATTCTCCCGTCGAAGGAATCGTTCACCCATCATTTGTGGATCTCGACAGTCGAGGTGGCCTTGGCTGGCTTGAAGGTTTTAACGAATGGATGGTGCGTTGTGGATTAGAATTTGCCGGACACCCAGGCACAGATGAATTTGTCAATAACACAGGCGATAAAGCCACTATGGACCTGACGTTGCATGGTAAAATCGGGAACATCCCAGCGAGCGAAGTAGAAGTAATCGTTGATTCAGAGGCACCACACCGTATCCGCGTACGTGGTATTGTTTATGAGAAATTTTTCTATGGACCGAAACTCAAACTCATCGCAGAGGTCTCAGTCGTACCCGGCGAAGATACATTTCGTATTGACGACACAGTTACCAACTTAGGCTCATCTGATCAGGAATTCCAGCTGATCTATCACACCAATTTTGGTGCACCACTGCTGGGTAAAGGCACAAAATTGCATACGGCGATAAAAAAAATTGCTCCCATGAACGAACATGCGGGGAAAAGTATCAACTCCTATGCAACCTACGAAGGTCCAACGAAAGACTTCATTGAACAAGTCTATTTGATTGAGCCTCTGTCAAATGAAGACGGTATGACGGGTGCTGTGCTGCAAAATGCGAAAGGAAATCGTGCCGCATCTATGTACTGGTCTACAAAACAGCTACCTTATCTGACAATCTGGAAAAACACTGCTGCAACAGAGGATGGATATGTCACTGGAATCGAGCCAGCAACGGGCTACCCATATAATCGCAAAGTCGAGCGAGCAGCTGGCCGTGTCCCAAAGTTGGCACCAGGAAAAATGCGACGGTTCACAATCGATTGCGGCCTACATAACGGTACGTCAGCAGTAAAAACAGCCACTGAAAAGATCAAAACCATTCAAGGAAAGCATAAAGTCAAAATTCAGCCTCACCCCCCCACTCTCAACAATAATTAA
- a CDS encoding DUF2141 domain-containing protein, whose product MCLKLTLVTIVTTICLAEQLQAQQAPKGSLKVTVSGIPMNSKTATIILFDNEQKMTLALKSKMIQKNRKQWKHYHSIYEASAKTGSASAIIKGLPPGEYSIMTFCDQNGNNRMDTNFIGFPTEPIGMSGSAMSSKPTFPPKKKPSWKTTKFRIEPRENQLNLKVFKLGS is encoded by the coding sequence ATGTGTTTAAAACTTACTCTAGTAACGATTGTCACCACAATCTGCCTAGCAGAGCAACTGCAAGCACAACAAGCACCCAAAGGATCACTCAAAGTAACTGTCTCTGGAATTCCCATGAACTCAAAGACTGCGACTATTATCCTGTTCGATAATGAACAGAAAATGACACTTGCCTTGAAGTCTAAGATGATTCAGAAGAACCGGAAACAATGGAAACATTACCACAGCATCTACGAAGCTTCTGCCAAAACAGGGTCAGCCTCTGCAATTATTAAAGGACTCCCCCCCGGTGAATACTCTATCATGACTTTCTGCGACCAGAATGGCAACAATCGGATGGACACAAACTTCATCGGCTTTCCTACAGAGCCTATTGGAATGTCTGGATCAGCAATGTCGAGCAAGCCTACCTTTCCACCAAAGAAGAAGCCAAGTTGGAAAACCACTAAGTTCCGGATCGAACCAAGAGAAAACCAACTGAACCTCAAAGTTTTCAAGCTTGGTTCATAG
- the aroE gene encoding shikimate dehydrogenase, whose translation MNFLSQLTGSFAQPCAENPTVAMIEAAYRHHELEWRYINCEVAPDDLGDAVRGARAMGWAGFNCSIPHKVAVVEFLDGLGKSAEVIGAVNCAVLRDGKLIGENTDGKGFVQSLRESVDPKDKTIVMFGAGGAARAIGVESALSGAKKITVVNRSEERGNAVVSLLNEKTATNAEFVRWDGDFQIPAGTDIVINATSIGLFPDVDACLALDMNTLTSGMVVADVIPNPPETRLIREARQIGCTVIDGLGMLVNQGVIGIKYWSGRDVDPTVMRTKLEEIFDVTTENSA comes from the coding sequence ATGAACTTTCTTAGTCAACTCACAGGTAGCTTTGCACAACCATGTGCTGAAAATCCGACTGTTGCAATGATCGAAGCTGCCTACCGTCATCATGAACTCGAGTGGCGTTACATCAACTGCGAAGTTGCTCCAGATGACCTCGGAGATGCGGTCCGTGGAGCAAGAGCCATGGGTTGGGCGGGATTCAATTGCTCGATTCCACACAAAGTCGCTGTGGTTGAGTTTCTAGATGGACTGGGCAAATCTGCTGAAGTCATTGGGGCAGTCAATTGTGCTGTGCTTCGTGATGGTAAGCTGATTGGCGAAAATACTGATGGCAAAGGATTTGTCCAATCGTTGCGAGAATCGGTTGACCCTAAAGACAAAACGATCGTGATGTTTGGCGCTGGTGGTGCTGCACGTGCAATCGGCGTCGAATCCGCACTTTCCGGTGCGAAAAAGATCACCGTTGTTAATCGTTCTGAAGAACGAGGCAATGCAGTCGTTTCACTCTTAAATGAAAAAACTGCAACGAATGCGGAATTTGTCCGCTGGGATGGCGATTTCCAAATTCCAGCAGGAACTGATATTGTGATTAATGCCACATCAATTGGCTTGTTTCCCGATGTCGATGCCTGCCTTGCACTAGATATGAATACACTCACATCGGGTATGGTCGTTGCCGATGTCATTCCCAATCCGCCTGAAACACGACTCATCCGTGAGGCGCGACAAATTGGTTGCACCGTAATAGACGGACTTGGTATGTTAGTGAACCAAGGCGTGATTGGAATCAAATATTGGTCAGGGAGAGATGTCGACCCAACTGTAATGCGAACCAAACTTGAAGAAATTTTCGATGTCACCACGGAGAACTCAGCATGA
- a CDS encoding MFS transporter: MWSQKVAQRAIIIAGCLAMVYTQLTMSPATIQFARSLGATGWHIGLLGALPTLMLFMQFVAAILANHLHYRRWTWFSFSILQRLMLIPIAAGPWFFLSFSDQTWLWCLIALTAMNHALIHFTTPLWLSWMGDYLPHTGLNRYWGIRQLWMYWSGALSLLGGAFFLSESGLDIRQGFAILVCIGGLFGIIDILIFLKVDEPPVTKMKEPKLKEVLLIPFKNKRYRSFIFFTCFWHFAAMVGSPFISFYLLDYIGMDVFLLLLLWTCSWVGGAIFSKRLGHMAEHFGNRPTLILCTAFKSTNMLGLLLLPQDPIVAFWIMVPIFIFDSLLNAGIAIANNGFMLKNSPAENRTMFIAAGTAVAGMVGGLTSILTGAFLAITSGWSIALGEIEINHFHIIFAISLVLRLAAAVFARTIREPESHWTVQIVVQLVGVTPLRILRFPVGLYRSFRSDEDTLLSRKKCRTRKKRWDSEKEK; this comes from the coding sequence GTGTGGTCACAGAAGGTTGCACAGCGGGCGATTATCATCGCCGGTTGCCTGGCCATGGTTTACACTCAACTGACAATGTCACCGGCAACGATTCAATTCGCACGCTCTCTGGGAGCAACCGGTTGGCATATTGGTCTTCTCGGGGCATTGCCCACGTTGATGTTGTTCATGCAGTTTGTCGCAGCCATCCTTGCCAACCACCTGCACTATCGTCGCTGGACCTGGTTTTCTTTCAGCATTCTGCAAAGATTGATGTTGATTCCGATCGCAGCGGGTCCCTGGTTCTTTCTCAGCTTTAGCGATCAAACCTGGCTTTGGTGCTTGATCGCTCTTACAGCCATGAATCACGCTCTGATCCATTTTACGACACCATTATGGCTGTCGTGGATGGGAGATTACCTTCCTCACACCGGGCTCAACCGCTATTGGGGAATTCGCCAGCTGTGGATGTATTGGAGTGGAGCGCTCTCCTTGTTGGGGGGAGCATTTTTCCTGTCTGAAAGCGGCTTGGACATCCGACAGGGCTTCGCAATCCTCGTCTGCATTGGTGGTTTGTTTGGAATCATTGACATTCTTATATTCCTTAAAGTGGATGAGCCGCCCGTCACAAAAATGAAAGAACCCAAATTAAAAGAGGTGCTTTTAATCCCTTTCAAGAATAAAAGATATCGGTCATTCATTTTCTTTACGTGCTTTTGGCATTTTGCGGCAATGGTCGGATCTCCGTTCATTAGTTTTTATCTACTCGATTACATCGGTATGGACGTATTTCTCCTCTTATTGTTGTGGACTTGTTCCTGGGTCGGTGGAGCGATCTTTTCGAAACGTCTAGGCCACATGGCAGAACATTTTGGAAATCGACCAACTCTGATTTTGTGCACGGCATTTAAGTCTACCAACATGCTAGGCCTCTTATTATTGCCTCAGGATCCCATCGTTGCGTTTTGGATTATGGTTCCTATTTTTATTTTCGACTCTTTGCTCAATGCGGGAATCGCCATTGCAAACAACGGATTCATGCTCAAGAACTCACCAGCTGAAAACCGAACCATGTTTATCGCTGCCGGAACCGCTGTAGCAGGCATGGTCGGAGGCCTCACATCAATTCTGACGGGAGCCTTTCTAGCCATCACATCCGGGTGGAGTATAGCTTTAGGGGAAATTGAAATTAACCATTTTCATATTATTTTTGCAATAAGCTTAGTTTTGAGATTGGCCGCTGCAGTGTTTGCACGAACAATTCGTGAACCTGAATCACACTGGACAGTACAGATTGTGGTTCAATTAGTGGGAGTCACTCCCTTGCGCATCCTCCGCTTTCCTGTGGGGCTCTATCGATCATTTCGCTCTGACGAAGACACTTTACTCTCTCGAAAAAAATGTCGAACACGAAAAAAACGCTGGGATTCAGAAAAAGAGAAGTAA
- a CDS encoding TetR/AcrR family transcriptional regulator encodes MDKPTEEPLSPSEVSTRERLLQAGLEEFAAKGYDGATVRDICHRAQANLNSIKYHFGDKWELYIAVLEVCKERVGPPSLPNIPVDAKAEKQLHTFIHSMVKVILAKRRQSGDPRAMQILFREMQQPTGAMKAGIKMFVIPIWKLLNTILAKLLPEDTPEFDRHLLAFSVMGQITSYRFNTMVMDIVITKSESDRITAKRLADHITRVTVAAAHSFHVQPKTNEQ; translated from the coding sequence ATGGATAAGCCAACTGAAGAACCACTGAGCCCGAGTGAAGTCTCCACACGTGAGAGACTACTCCAAGCTGGCCTAGAAGAATTCGCCGCCAAGGGATATGACGGTGCAACGGTTCGTGATATATGCCATCGAGCACAAGCCAATTTAAATTCGATCAAATACCACTTTGGAGACAAGTGGGAATTGTACATTGCTGTCTTAGAGGTATGCAAAGAGCGAGTAGGCCCCCCTTCACTACCGAACATACCAGTAGATGCAAAAGCAGAAAAGCAGTTACACACATTCATCCACTCAATGGTCAAAGTCATTTTGGCAAAGCGCCGCCAATCAGGCGATCCACGCGCCATGCAGATATTATTCCGAGAGATGCAGCAGCCCACTGGAGCCATGAAGGCTGGAATCAAAATGTTCGTAATTCCAATCTGGAAGCTGCTCAACACAATCCTTGCAAAATTGCTACCGGAAGATACTCCAGAATTCGATCGTCACCTCTTAGCATTTTCAGTAATGGGGCAAATTACCAGCTATCGCTTCAACACCATGGTCATGGACATTGTGATCACAAAATCAGAATCCGACCGAATAACGGCAAAACGCCTCGCAGACCATATCACAAGAGTGACTGTCGCCGCCGCTCACTCTTTCCATGTCCAACCCAAAACCAACGAGCAGTAG
- a CDS encoding patatin-like phospholipase family protein has product MSEASQGRLTLPKKVRIKEQAYLKKRRKAAKLQGVSEQATDSVGLAISGGGIRSATFALGVLQKLARKNSLRLIDYMTTVSGGGYIGSCISSLMSIPNPDVPPEEDEVSIDQKAFGNFNLSDNFPLLRADQMHHLRKHGSFLILREGLFRKDVLRAVGMFFVGIFSTFLILALPLLTIVGLAISYLSLVGETSLSTRELSEIKWSSWSTASKLDGNHVVVFCIGTLTGIGIALSIPFIHSYWKKTGGNLGETEEEIVERTCLTYYFCVIFVVCGGIFAASEVINNQPKSKDYFTFSTFMIPLFFSLGAFIGSMLYYSLIVCKRNSIWTPKNRSLVGASIAIIFNATIVFLLLAIVAFCIWAVLGEHLGTPGLGIYKTKSPPGMFFLILSGLSFLVTRLFALRGETPKSNSGPLAVIASKIPQLILQLAVPLFLFCTFMVVIEWTIKYGDVDRWEKGLLLAGGSFFALIIAGYLIDVNRLSIHYFYRDRLTETYLQTERHESGELKLIRDDSSMKITDLNREGKNKGNPLPYHIILCSLNLAGSRDLARRTRKSDHFIFSREYCGSSSTGYVPTDTYRNGRTKLATAMTISGAAVGSNMGFQTSFSRAFALTMFNIRLGYWLVNPRVYDQEMIDDEEVIQFPVEKKPKTKWLDENWKHKLLPFSSSWLEKHIWWPWFLRSELLGSTNSQGRVVNLSDGGHTGDNIGLYPLFQRRCRLIIASDAECDPEYNFSSLINAVNQIYIDENVEVEIDITQLRPDEKDHPAKTHFIIGKINYPKDPDRLELDEEDQDAEASTGWLIYLKSSLIHNYYTSIENRHHHDHGFKQHEPPAIQSYAARNKQFPHESTADQFFDDDQFEAYRALGFHVASSMYVSFDNWRKEVEQKDSKAAPTIDELIKWCEYEYHPTSKTNVNYC; this is encoded by the coding sequence ATGTCAGAAGCTTCACAGGGGCGTCTTACTTTACCCAAAAAAGTACGAATTAAGGAACAGGCATATCTGAAAAAGCGGAGAAAAGCAGCAAAGCTCCAGGGCGTCTCTGAGCAAGCAACAGACTCCGTTGGATTAGCAATATCGGGGGGAGGAATTCGATCTGCCACTTTTGCATTAGGAGTACTACAAAAGCTTGCTAGGAAAAATAGTCTTCGTTTAATTGACTACATGACGACAGTTTCGGGAGGTGGGTATATTGGTTCTTGCATTTCTTCCTTAATGTCGATTCCAAATCCAGATGTACCACCAGAAGAGGACGAAGTAAGCATTGATCAAAAAGCATTTGGAAACTTTAATTTATCAGATAATTTTCCTTTGCTTCGCGCCGATCAAATGCATCATCTACGAAAACATGGCAGTTTTTTGATCTTGCGGGAAGGTCTCTTTCGTAAAGATGTTTTACGCGCAGTTGGGATGTTCTTTGTTGGAATATTCTCAACGTTTCTTATCTTGGCTTTACCGTTACTTACCATTGTTGGCCTGGCTATCAGCTATCTCTCACTGGTTGGTGAAACCTCTTTATCGACTCGAGAACTAAGCGAAATTAAGTGGTCTTCCTGGAGTACTGCATCGAAATTGGACGGAAACCATGTGGTCGTGTTCTGTATCGGAACACTTACAGGAATCGGTATTGCGTTGTCGATACCGTTTATTCATTCCTACTGGAAAAAAACAGGCGGGAATTTGGGAGAAACAGAGGAAGAAATCGTTGAGAGAACTTGTTTAACGTACTACTTTTGTGTGATTTTTGTTGTCTGTGGAGGAATATTTGCCGCATCTGAAGTCATAAATAATCAGCCAAAATCTAAGGATTATTTTACGTTCTCCACTTTTATGATACCCCTATTCTTTAGCTTGGGGGCTTTTATCGGTTCCATGCTTTATTATTCTCTCATCGTGTGTAAGAGAAATTCCATATGGACTCCCAAAAATCGTTCTTTGGTAGGAGCGTCAATTGCAATTATTTTTAATGCAACGATTGTTTTTTTATTATTAGCCATCGTCGCTTTTTGTATTTGGGCAGTTCTGGGAGAGCATTTAGGAACGCCTGGTTTGGGAATTTATAAAACAAAATCCCCTCCAGGCATGTTTTTTCTCATCTTGAGCGGTCTTTCATTTCTTGTGACTCGACTCTTTGCTTTACGAGGAGAAACTCCGAAATCAAACAGTGGTCCGCTGGCTGTGATCGCTTCAAAAATTCCGCAATTAATCCTACAACTAGCAGTTCCACTCTTTCTATTCTGTACGTTTATGGTCGTGATTGAGTGGACTATTAAATATGGTGATGTTGATCGTTGGGAAAAAGGGTTATTGCTTGCAGGGGGAAGTTTTTTTGCTCTTATCATTGCTGGATATTTGATCGATGTGAATCGACTCAGTATTCATTATTTTTACCGAGATAGACTGACTGAGACCTATTTACAAACAGAGCGACATGAATCTGGTGAACTGAAACTAATCCGCGATGACAGTTCTATGAAAATTACAGATCTAAATCGTGAGGGCAAAAACAAAGGAAATCCGCTTCCTTATCATATCATTTTGTGCTCCTTGAATTTAGCAGGGTCGAGAGATCTGGCACGGCGTACTCGTAAATCAGATCATTTCATTTTTTCTCGTGAATATTGTGGTTCCAGTTCGACCGGATATGTACCGACTGACACATATCGTAATGGCAGGACAAAACTAGCGACTGCGATGACGATTTCCGGTGCTGCCGTTGGTAGCAATATGGGTTTTCAAACTTCATTTTCACGAGCGTTCGCTTTAACCATGTTTAATATTCGGCTTGGATATTGGCTGGTTAATCCGCGCGTTTATGATCAGGAGATGATTGATGATGAAGAAGTTATCCAGTTCCCCGTCGAAAAGAAACCGAAAACAAAATGGCTTGATGAGAATTGGAAACATAAATTACTTCCATTTAGTTCTTCTTGGCTGGAAAAACATATCTGGTGGCCTTGGTTTCTTCGGTCAGAGCTTTTAGGAAGCACAAATAGCCAGGGCCGGGTAGTGAATCTATCAGATGGAGGGCATACCGGTGACAACATTGGTCTTTATCCTCTCTTTCAACGACGTTGTAGACTAATCATTGCGAGCGATGCCGAGTGTGATCCAGAATACAATTTCAGCTCTCTGATTAATGCTGTGAATCAGATCTACATTGATGAGAATGTAGAAGTTGAAATTGATATTACGCAATTGCGACCTGACGAAAAAGACCATCCGGCAAAGACACATTTTATTATTGGAAAGATTAACTATCCCAAAGATCCCGATCGATTAGAGCTAGATGAAGAAGATCAAGATGCTGAAGCTTCAACCGGCTGGCTTATTTATCTGAAGTCTTCTCTAATTCATAATTATTACACATCGATAGAAAATCGGCACCACCATGATCATGGCTTTAAACAGCATGAACCTCCTGCCATCCAAAGTTATGCAGCACGAAATAAGCAGTTTCCACATGAATCGACTGCAGATCAATTTTTCGATGATGATCAATTTGAAGCGTATCGCGCATTGGGTTTTCACGTCGCTTCTTCAATGTATGTCTCTTTCGATAATTGGAGAAAGGAAGTCGAACAGAAGGATTCGAAAGCTGCTCCTACCATAGATGAACTCATTAAATGGTGTGAATACGAGTATCATCCAACCTCCAAAACCAATGTTAATTATTGTTGA